The nucleotide sequence GATGCCCTTAATATATGGGCCTATTTATTTCGTTAAATGCCAGTCATCAAGCCATTCGATAAGCATATTGAAGAGGTAACAAAAGGAGTTAAGAAGAAACTTTAACAGAGTCCCCGTGGCCATCGCGCCGGGTTAATTGATTCGTCCTGGCACGCCTCCTTGGGAAAGTCAGCGCAAATTGTGCACGTAATTGACAATCAAAGGATCATCGAAGCTGGTGGGCACGATTTCGACGGAGTGCACAACAGGCTGCAAGTGGGCATCGCTGCCGATGTGAGTGAAGCTGGCCAGCTGGACGTCCAGGTCATCGTGGCCGCCATCTACTAGCACGTACTCGGCCTCCGGCTCTACGATGGCCAGCTCCACGGCGGCACTATTGTCGCCGggcacctgctgctgctcggcaATCGATAGCGTTGCATTCTCATTGTCCTGGGAGAGGGAGATGGCCACGTTCGGTGGTGGGGACTCCACTCCGGCCGAACTGGCGTCGATGGCAAACAGTTTGGTAGTGGCCGCAGTTGTGCTGCTCTCTGTGGTTGAACTTTCAGGGGTGACGCCCTCCTCCTCGTCCACCTTTAGCTCCTCGGCTTCCTTTGGCTGCTCAGTTGTGGTTACCTCCACTTCGGCCTTGTTGTCCTCCCCCTCGTCGTCCTGCTCCTCGAGATGGCGCTCAATTTCATGGAGTCGCTTGGGTGTTGTACTCAGCAGCAGGAGCTTCCCGGACTTCTCTGGCGCTACGGCGCTATCCTCATGTAAAGTGCCCGGGGCAGGATCAATCAGTATGCTGGCCTCCTCGTCGCGACTCAAAGCAGGACCCGCCAAAGTTGTGGCCTCCGCGGTGGTGACATTCCCCTCTTGATCCCGGATAACCGCACTAGTTGTGGTTTCCGGAACCTCCGGATCCCCTCCGGGGCGGATAACAGCCGCCTGGACCACAGCCAGGCAGAGTAGAGCGCAACCGAGTCCTTTCCACATGTTCGCTGGTCAATTTGCTGACGATTTGATGGCAGTCTATTCCAGACGGGCGTATTTATACAAATGGTTCCCACCCATTCGGGAGCTGTCATAATTTCAGCCCTGAGCATTTAATTTAACGCGAAACTTCCGCAAGTGGCTCAAACCGGAAATGTAATTCCGCCCGTCGGTGGGCGTGAGTTTCTGTCTGCCAGAGGGTGTTGTGTTGTGCGAGTCTGTGGCGGCATTGAAGGAGGCCAGAAAGGCCTGGGTCGTTACACCTTAATCCCCGCACAGCCCCATTGACCGCAACGATGGCCAGAGTGGCAGCCCCAAAAAGTCACTTTACATTCTTGCCTTTAACTCCGATACGCATACTAGCATACTACGCATACGGCAGATGTTGAAATAGTGGAAATTAatgttgaaattaatttatgcaatatataaaaaatcaCAATCAAAGAAATCggtatctatgtatatatatataataaaatataggaTGACATGATTAAAAGAAAGTTATGTTATATGTCAGGTTTGTTTCAAAATATTATGCACACAAAACAAGTCGTTGCTCTATTAAGTTGGCCCCAACTGTAGGGAAGGCCTATGCCTTGGaaagtatctgtgtgtgagcGTGTGTAGTTTTGTCGGTTTAACTTTGTGATGAGCAAAGTTAGTGGCTTGACCGTGCCAGCTGTTGGCCATGCTGGTCACGTTCTTCGGGTGACTTTGTTTTCGTCTAAATGGGAAAtgataaaattgaaaataaaagcatATAAACACACATGCTCACAGGAGGAAATAAATGTGTCTTgagacaacaacaatggcaacaggCTACAAGTTCATTGATTGCCTGCTGACCCAGAGAAATATTTGCCGGCATAGAATGCACAACATTCATTGAAGGGTTAACTTCGAGTAATTGCATTTGGCATATTTTAATTGGATTCCTGTGGTTGGTTCTTGTCAAAGTGAGGTCAATCTAACCGAATCGTTTTCTTGTGAATCTTATTCCGAACTATCGTAACTTGCGTACTATGTAAAGCATGAAATAATCGTATGCAATCTATTCAGTTTTTTAACATATTCATCCCATTTCGCATCCGCCATTTAAATACAAACACGAGTCCGATATAGTTGatagtatttatatataagtTTATTATAGAAGATTCAACACTACTTACGTTAAAAATATTGTACGTCTTATACTTATTGACTTCTGTCATTActtttgttgttcttcttttgtgtttttgtgtctATAACGAAATTTctaatttcataaaatgagTATGTGTCGTGTtatatgtagatataaatgtataataattGCATATGATCGATGGCTTGTACATGAAGAGTGGGGAAAAATTGCGAAATGGCCTGGATATACTCGCATCTTTTAGGTAACTATCTGATTttatatttagtttagtttagttggGAGCCTAATCAACGCTCGATATCGACGCCAATGACGGGGCCTCGAGATATGTGTACTTCGTTTAGATACAAGATTCAAGATACAATTAGTTAAGTACAATTACGATAATTATTGTTCAACGTTTATGCAAATGTTGTGGAGTTCGTAGAATTAGATTTCGTTTTTCGATTTCACTTTAGAAGGTAGCCTGTGTAAATGACACACGTATAAAATGAGTTTACGTCTACTTACAAGTTACATaaagttgtttgttttgtcttACTTGTCTTTACTTTCGGTTTTTGGATTTAGGTTTGTGCTtcgtgttttttattttccaaaaatctacttttctttttctgcaTTCGTCTTCCAACTATTCCTATCCAACTAATTCATTCCATTTCCCAACCCACCAGGAAGCGCGAAAGGCTCACTCATCTACCACTATCTAATACTTTCTTTGCTAAGTTAACTAAGTCGTAATTTTGGTAGGGTTTACTAttgtaaatgttaatattTTAGGCAAAACAGAAGCTTCAATTTGAACAGAATCATAATATTTTGCGATCGTCTTTTAGGCTGATCTACAAATGAGGTTTGCAAAATGTATCGCCTATTGCAAAAATTTGGTTTAATTCTGGATTAATTGACAGGTAACAATTATTGCGATTTATAAATGTCTCCAGATATGTTAATTGTCTAAAAGAACAAACTCTGAAACCATAAACTAAGTAATAATACTTTTTCGATAAACAATCTAATAACTAAATATTGTGTTTCAACAATATGCACAGTAGCGTTGTACCTAGTGCAAATTCACATCCATTACACCCAAAACATCAACAGTTATCAGACTACCTTTCCAATTCAACCTCGTCCTAGGCGATATTGTGAACTTTGGCCGACAGGCAATTGTGCACGACGAAGACAACCGGCTTGGGACAACACTCCATGTCCAGTTCCTGCAATTAGATCACGATTAACTAAAGTGTCCCACTTTTCGGACGCACTCACAATCTCTCCATCCTCGCCAAAGTCCAGATACAACATCCTGGCGCCGTCATCGGCGGAACCCTTCAGCTTGTCGAAGGCGAACTGCCACAACTGCGTCTTGGCGGTGGCTACCGTCGGAGTGGTTGGAGCGAATCCACCGCAGTCGTACAGAAAGAAGCCTCGGTTTATGTGCACAACCAATTGACACTGCCGGCCCTGGAACAGGCAGCGGAAGGAGAACTCCCTCTGGTAGTTGACCGCCTGGTGGGAGCCCTGGACGAGAGACCTGGCCCAGGCGGCCATGTCCCGGTGCGTCTCTGAGCGAAGCCAATAGACGAGCACTCCGCGGGCGGTGCCGCATCGTACGCAGAACACTGTGGTCTGCTGGCCCTGCAACCGATTCAATGGCAACGAGTATAATATTTGCGTTGTTTCGATGTCAGTTATGAACTCACGTTCAGGGAGGAATTGTTGCCGGCTCCTGCCAGGCGCGTTGTGGCCAGGGCGTAGATTTCCAGGGGCCGACTCCAGGCCTCCACCGACCAGGGAGCACTCTCGTATATCCGGAACTCACGCTCCGTAACCGCCACGAATATGGGCAGCCACTTGTCACTCTCATCGGAGCTCTCGGAACTGGAACGACCGCTGGGCTGTTGATCGAAGAAAGTTACACCTTAGAAATAGTTGCTTTTCAAATACTTGGGTAGAGCATATGTTTTAGATTAACTTATTACTGTGTATGGTGGTTAGAAAGCGAGATAGCAAATTTTTCTTATCATGcaatgtgtttatttttaaacataagCCTATGTAAGTAAATAAGTTACTCCTATCGGGATGTTGGGTCAACTTACACTTACCAACTCGCCGGCTACAACGCTGTTCGAGGTGCCGCTGCCTCCGCTAGCCGCTCCGCCCCCGGCGCTACCAGAACTTCCTCCGCCGCTCATCCGCTTGCTCAGCCATCCAATGTGCTTCAGTTCGCCGATGAGGTTGGTAAGCGCCCGATTGGCCTCGGCCAAAGCGCGCTGCGTGCTGGTGCCCATCGCCGAGTGGAGGGCATTGAACCAGACGAGGGCCTCCGCCGAGTCCGCTGCCCGCAGGATGCAGGAGTGCACTCCGTCGGGCGAATGCAACTCGAAGCACCGGTTTTCTAACGCGGAGAAAGATGTATGATTAGCTTCGAGTACTAATGGATATTCAATAAAACCTATCAGGGTTTCATATCTTAAAATTTATGATCCCTTTGTTCTGCAATTTTGTGCACTTGAATATTATAGCATGCTGTacatttcataaataaatttcgacAGCAGCTAAAATCTCTAACATATCTCTAATTACCCGGGTCGATGTATTTGAGATTCCTGGCCAGATGCGTCAGCTGCAGCGGGATGTATCGCGTATCCGCCCGGGGTGTCGTCTTGGGGGCGGGCGGCGACGTGGGTACGCCTGGTCCCAGCGGACAGAGGAAGGCCCGCTGGAGCTCCCAACCCACTTCCGAGATGATGCTTGCCTTCCGAAAGTAGGGCGTCACTTCGCGCAGGAATTTAACTGCAAAGTACAGAGGAGAAAACCAACCGGGGACATAACCATCAGTGCAAATCAAACGTTATCGCATGAATATGGATGCAGGACGGGATGTTTGGTGGGGGGCACAGTGTCATCAGCAAAACACTCGCAAATGCACTAACAGCATTCAATCAGCCGCAGTTAGAGCCTTCTTCGCTGgttctgctgttgctgttgttgctgcggaAGTCTTGGCAAACGCTGCGGCATAAATTCATTAGGGTTTCCGCTCCATTTTTATTCGATTTACACACCCAAAGTCCCCCCCCGGCTAGAGTCAAACCCTTGAGAACAGTGGGCACAGCTTTATGGTTTAGTACTTAACTTATGTTTACCTCGAGTTTCTTACAAACTACAAGCAACATTGTCATATATtcttaataaaataatcaatGAGGAGTGGATACCAACGACGATTTGATTTTAGTAGAAGCAGGAAGTTTTAAACTTCATACCTTGCTATATTTTGAAAGTTCGTAAATAATTAAGAATTACAATGGGATGTGTTCTACTGTATTCTGCTGTATTCATTAGAGAGTAGACCACTGTGCAACTACTATGCAAATGGTGCTGACGATGCCAGGTGCTATGGCGGTGATGGCAGGGGGCATTTTCCAAGTCTCCCCACTCCGAGTCGCATATCTAGCTTGAAAAGTTCCATGCCATATCCCGTCCCACTTGATATGCTCAGGATTCCGCCCACAACATTTGCACAATTTCCgtttgctgttgccgttgtcgTTGCTGTTCCTGTTTTggcgttgtttttgttgttgtagtcCTCGGTTGCCGTTCGAGTGatttggaaattcaattttcacaCTTAATGCCATCGGCCGACGGTTGCAACCGGTTGGCGGCGGTTCGTCCGACTCAATTCGTGTGTTTAGCTCGACTAATTAGAGCAGACGGCCACACGGCGGATGGGTAATGCTCTATGGCAGGGGGCCTGGCCAGTGGCCACCCACCTGCTAATTGCTCGGCATTTACGTGCTCTGAAAGGTGGAACTCCGAGTGCCCAACTCCTGCGCCTTTCTGCAGCTCTGCAAACATTTGCACTCACAAATATGCGACCGACGGCAAACAAACGGGCAAACAAGCggagaaataaaatatataaaaaaatgttgcataGCGGCAGGCGCAAagtgtgatttttttttttttttttttttttacgattacgatgatgtttttattatttgatcaacgcactgttacccacgttcggcattccacagtcttcgggtggagacgtgtttctttcaagctacgaatagcaagttctaaaaactacaacagtatagtgaaagttaaacacaaagtgtaaagtgcagtttgcacaactaacaattattgactatagtaattatttactaaaataaataattattccatattgttctggtaattgttatatgtggacttagaacaatgaatcaaaacgacatacgttctcagcgacaatgtgaacaagacgagcgccggctctctttacaacgcaacaatgcatacttttctttcgtctcaccgcaaatcggtgatcgagcaccctcaccttcaactaactcgaaacttttgccctcagcgaacgacagaccgcgttcttgctctccctctctgcctgcttcggctcacaagtcgtggagcgaagagaccgcctctcctaccccgctcctctcgcagcgccaaacgaccgtcccgggtaactgtaacactgcaataacgagtgcagtgacctcactggcaactgccacaacatcaacttcgtcagcggcccaactaattatcgctgtgccagctgtaaataattcagcagcactgaccgtttgcaacaacaataatgcacgtaaagaagaatcaaaacaaaagcagaagtcgatttcgactgtgcagactggcatggatcgctacatccaaatcaagagaaagctcagccctcaaaacaataaggcaggtaatcaacccaaaatcaatcgaaccaacaacggcaatgaaaactctgcagtaaataattcaaaccgatatgctatcttggctgattctgcgaccgaacaacccaacgaaaaaacggtaggggaaccaaaaaagaccaggcctccaccaattttcatacgagaacaaagtacaaatgcacttgtaaataaactcgttgctttgattggtgacagcaagttccacattatcccacttaaaaaaggaaatattcatgaaataaaactacagatccaaacagaagcagaccaccgtatagtgactaaatacctaaatgatgctggtaaaaactactacacataccaattaaaaagttgcaaagggctacaggtagtacttaagggcattgaagcaacagtgacaccagctgagataattgaggctctgaaggccaaaaacttttctgcaaagacagctattaatattttaaacaaagacaaagttccgcagccactattcaaaatagaactcgaaccagagctccaggcactaaagaaaaacgaagtgcacccaatatacaatttacagtacttgctacatcggaggatcaccgtggaggagccgcacaaacgtatcaatccagttcaatgtactaattgccaagaatacggccacaccaaggcatactgcacccttaagtccgtatgtgttgtctgtagcgaacctcatactaccgcaaactgccccaaaaacaaggacgataagtctgtgaagaaatgcagtaactgcggggaaaaacatactgcaaactacagaggctgtgtggtgtacaaagaattgaagagccgcctaaacaaacgtattgccacagcacatacatacaacaaagtcaatttctactctccgcaaccgatttttcaaccacccctaactgtcccaagcactactccaacaatttctttcgctagcgccctaaaatccggactagaagtgcccgccccaccgacaagaactgctcattccgaacatacaccgacaaacatccaacaaacacaacaaagtggcatcgaagctatgatgctatccctacagcaaagcatgaaagacttcatgacgttcatgcaaaatactttgcaagagctcatgaaaaaccaaaatatcctgattcaacttcttgtatcttcaaaatccccataatggcttccctacggatatctctgtggaacgcaaatggcgtttcacggcatacacaagagctcacacagttcatttacgaaaaaaacatcgacgtaatgctactatcagaaacgcacctcacaaataaaaacaattttcatataccaggatacttgttctatggtacaaatcatccagatggtaaagctcatggaggcactggaatactcatcagaaatcgcataaaacaccaccacttaaacaattttgacaaaaactacttacaatctacgtccatagccttacaactcaacaatggttcaacgactctagccgcagtctactgcccaccgcgctttccaatctctgaggatcaattcatggaattctttaacacactaggtgacaggttcatcgcagcgggtgactataacgccaagcacacccattggggatctcgacttgtgtcgccaaagggtaagcaattgtacaatgcgcttacgaagccagaaaacaagctagactatgtatccccgggtaagcctacatactggccagcagacccaagaaaaatcccagacctgatcgattttgcaattactaaacatgtcccccgcaacatggtcaccgccgaagcactagcagatttatcatcagatcactcacctgtttttctaaatatgctaactcgcccccacatcgtcgacccaccgtatagactcacaaattttagaacaaactggccaaggtatcaaaagtatgtctgttcacacatagaactaacgacggcattatctacaaaggaggatatagacaagtcaacggaaactctcgaaaacattttagtttcggctgcaaaggcttcaaccccgccagtgacgtatgcaaaaccaaactacatcaaaactaatcgcgaaatcgagcggctggtattagataaacgacgcctacgaagggattggcagtctaatagatcaccaattactaagcacatgcttaagatagccacacgcaggcttaccaatgctctcaaacaagaggaaaaaaacagccaacgttcatatatcgagcaactctctcccaccagcactaagtaccctctttggagagctcacagaaacctaaagactccaatagcgccaattatgccactccgaagtccctctggcacctggtttcgaagtgatgaagaaagagccagtgctttcgctgaccatttacaaaatgtattccgaccaaatccctctaccaacacatttattctccctcctttaatagcagccaatctagatcctcaagaaccctttgaattccgaccatgtgaactagcaaaggttatcaaagagcaactgaacccaagaaaatcgcctggctacgacctaataactccaagaatgctcattgaactcccaaagtgtgctattcttcacatctgcctgttgttcaacgcaatcgccaagcttggatacttccctcaaaaatggaaaaagtcgaccatagtaatgattccaaagccaggaaaagataaaacgcagccatcatcatatagaccgataagcttactaacatgtctttcaaagctgtttgaaaaaatgctactccttcggattagccctcatcttagaataaacaacacacttccaacacatcaatttggctttagagaaaaacatggaaccatcgaacaggtcaaccgaatcacgtcagaaattcgtactgcttttgaacatcgagaatactgcacagccatttttctagacgtcgcgcaggcatttgacagagtgtggctcgatggacttttgtttaaaataatcaagctgttgccccaaaacacacataagctactgaagtcatacctatataacagagtgtttgcaataagatgcgatacaagcacttcacgcgattgcgcaatcgaagctggagtgccgcaaggcagtgtactgggtccaatcttatacaccctgtatacggcggatttccccatagactacaatctaacaacctccacgttcgctgatgataccgcgatactcagtcgctcgaaatgcccaataaaagccacggcactcctatcccgacacttaacatctgtagaacgatggcttgccgactggagaatttcaataaatgttcaaaaatgcaagcaggttacctttaccttaaacaaacaaacatgcccaccactggtcttgaataacatatgcattccacaagccgacgaggtaacatatctgggagttcatctggacaggcggctcacttggcgcaaacatatagaagccaaatcgaaacatcttaaacttaaagcaaggaacctccactggctcataaatgctcgctctccacttagtctggagttcaaagctcttctatacaactccgtcttaaaacctatctggacttatggctccgagctgtggggcaacgcatccagaagtaacatagacattattcagcgagcacagtcaagaattctgagaattatcactggagcgccgtggtaccttcgaaacgaaaacatacacagagacctaaaaatcaaattagtaatcgaagtaatagctgagaaaaaaacgaagtataacgaaaagctgaccacccatacaaatcccctcgcaagaaaactaatccgagtatgcagtcaaagccggctgcaccgcaacgacctcccagcccagcaataaacttattagggcattaatgaaaaaaaaaaactatcactaagtgaaagttaattaagttagattaagatttgaacacttattgttagtctcttaacacaaagggaagattcaataaataataaaaaattaaaaaaaaaaaaaaaaaaactgttacccatgcggcaacttaatttgatctgcttaaattattttattttacaatgtgtcttggttacttaagactaacagatttttaatcctaaaaatgatagggagaattataatagttgatataacatagtaattattatttatttgattattctaatgaattttaaaactaagactttctaggtcaaaaccaggttagggaggtcatgagggtggtgtcgcttgagtcttcttttgactctagtccgagggtcagcattgaccacagctgcagttcctagcttccttgctaggcTGTTGGGGCAAAGTGTGATGAAGCTTTTGCGGAAAAAGGGGAGTTTCGGATGGTCGGGCGGGATTTTTTAAAGTGGACTGCAGAGCAAACTAAGCCAAAAACGACAAACGAAAACCTAACTGCCAGCGGCAAAAGTTTAGatgcaacagcaaaaacaacaataacagcggTAATAAGTTGtgcaaatttttgcatttaagtgtaaataaagttgagagtgtgtgtgggtgtgtgtgctgtgttGCTAGAAAAACAAACGAGTTATGGAAAAGTTGGCTGAAAACCGCCGCAGGCCACAATTGTTAGCTGCTTAAGTATGAATATTTTCGctcacatttttcaaataaataggGTTTTGCTAACAATCCACTAAAGATTAAAGTCAAGGATTTGCGAAGTGCTGCTAGCATGTGGGTTAAGTCTATATGACTAGAAATGGTGAGTAAACGAATTTTTGGGATGCTTTTAATGCAAACGAAAAACTCATGAAAATACCCAGGAAATATGTTTACCTAATGGAGGTGTTTATTTAATCCGTGCTAGCTTTTTGCAAAGTTTACTATTATTTTCAAGGGCCTGTCTGTTTATTTTGAATTGCATTATCGGCTAAAAGTTGCCAAAAATTACAGAATAagcttgttttaaaaaatttcgTAGTTTTTATCTATTGCACTGCCACTTTCTGTCTCTTAgcataaatgaaatatattattttatagccAAAAATATAAGTTGTAATTTAACCCCGATGTTGTTTGTAAGTTTTTAGCCATTTTCATCTCTTTGGTTAGTATAAATTGTCCTTTTTATGATATATATTACTAAGCTCCTTGCATTAACTTATGTACAGCTTTTCTTGATCATCCAAACTATAATAATATCACACAAAACGCATTCATTTAACACTGCTCTCTTGCTTTTCGCCCACTTAATTCACAGCCaggccaaaaaacttttttacaCCTTTGCCGACAAAAGGAAATCCGGAAAATCCGGCAGAGCTGCCACCCAAAAGCATAAATCAAAGAGGCGGCCGtatagtgggcgtggccggtcGGAATATGATATCAACAGCAGGCGGCATTCGGAATTCGGCAAATCGTGCGTTAAAACAAACTTTGCACAAAACTTTTGCGAGTAAAATCTCACGCGTTCCTGGCGAAGAAGTGGGCAGGTTGGTTAAGTAGGGGGCACTTcggtggaggtggaggtggaactggtgggtttgggtttgggggTTTCGTTGGTGAGTCCGCAAATGTGTGCCAAGCTGTAAAAACCATTGCTAATGGACTTCTGGGAGGCGAAGGCGAGCAAAGCCAACTGTCGTCGCCTCCTCCGTCGGATTCTCCGGAATCTCTCGCTGACATTTGGCAGTCGGAGCTGGAATCCAGTTCCAGGTTCCCAGTTGCAGATCCCCCCCACCATCCGCCCGTTCCGCGCcttatttaaattacaataaGACTGCCTGTGCGCAAATCCTCCGGGCCAAAGTTGTGCGGCCAGCGGAGCTTGGCAAACAACTTGGCCAACTTGTAAATTGAAGTTCGAATCAGGAGCTGTCCCGAAGTCGGTGGGCggaaagggggcggggcagtTCTGAGCTGCTGAGTTTGTCGCCACCCCTTTATGGCCAAGGGCTTTAGAAATGTGATTACATTTGCGCCACTCTGCGTGCCTATAGATCTGAGccactttaatttaatgagCACTCCACTCCGTCGAAATTATGAAAACGACCGCAAACCGAAAGCCGAAAATCAAAATGCGCACTCAATAGCAAAACGAGTGGCGAAGGCAAATTTCTGGGCACAGAAATGGAGCGGGGTAAATTGGCTAATTGATTGGATTGGTTTATCGAGGGGATGTGGGTCTACAAACAAGTGATTATGTAAAtgcaaatcagcttaaaaaaaaggtaCCCATTGTTGTTTACTGTCTGTAAGTGAgctttaaaattgattaaGAAACAATTGTTTCTAGATAATagtacaaaataaatacatttataacaAATGTGACGTGTACATTTTCggaaatatattgtttattttggtcagaaaaaatttaattcattttaattaccgcataatttaaaatttaaaattaaatcaaattaaatttccacaGTACAAGAGCTTTGAAGATTTTCCGAATTTTAGCGAGAATAGTTTTGCCGCTGAAATTGGCTGGCTGTAATATACTTTGGGCGCGAAGAGGCGGCGAAATGGATCACCAGCAGCTCAGCATGGACATGTGCTGGCCAAAATTAAATGCGAGTCAGACTCTGGgacagatacatacatacttgaGCTCTGGGCTGCGCGGCATGCGAGGCACGTTGGAGACGATGACGTGAGTCTTGGAGGGCT is from Drosophila melanogaster chromosome 3L and encodes:
- the Syn1 gene encoding Syntrophin-like 1, isoform E, giving the protein MVESSSLGRTPPAAQQPIPQQHSPSPSGLRCGNMETRVRGAWYRVLVTLETDFLAVSLDESCEAAQPSNDGQSTTLNGTLGNHSGGGGGGAGGGGTGGGGQNGTLPNSASLQGMNIQDTELDGSASNDNGDRDPCLNNNNNAGDGGGMDMCDVPDHVANQKRHVRIIKSDNNGLGISIKGGRENRMPILISKIFRGMAADQAKGLYVGDAILTVNGEELRDATHDEAVRALKRSGRVVDLEVKFLREVTPYFRKASIISEVGWELQRAFLCPLGPGVPTSPPAPKTTPRADTRYIPLQLTHLARNLKYIDPENRCFELHSPDGVHSCILRAADSAEALVWFNALHSAMGTSTQRALAEANRALTNLIGELKHIGWLSKRMSGGGSSGSAGGGAASGGSGTSNSVVAGELPSGRSSSESSDESDKWLPIFVAVTEREFRIYESAPWSVEAWSRPLEIYALATTRLAGAGNNSSLNGQQTTVFCVRCGTARGVLVYWLRSETHRDMAAWARSLVQGSHQAVNYQREFSFRCLFQGRQCQLVVHINRGFFLYDCGGFAPTTPTVATAKTQLWQFAFDKLKGSADDGARMLYLDFGEDGEIELDMECCPKPVVFVVHNCLSAKVHNIA
- the CG14565 gene encoding uncharacterized protein, which encodes MWKGLGCALLCLAVVQAAVIRPGGDPEVPETTTSAVIRDQEGNVTTAEATTLAGPALSRDEEASILIDPAPGTLHEDSAVAPEKSGKLLLLSTTPKRLHEIERHLEEQDDEGEDNKAEVEVTTTEQPKEAEELKVDEEEGVTPESSTTESSTTAATTKLFAIDASSAGVESPPPNVAISLSQDNENATLSIAEQQQVPGDNSAAVELAIVEPEAEYVLVDGGHDDLDVQLASFTHIGSDAHLQPVVHSVEIVPTSFDDPLIVNYVHNLR
- the Syn1 gene encoding Syntrophin-like 1, isoform B → MVESSSLGRTPPAAQQPIPQQHSPSPSGLRCGNMETRVRGAWYRVLVTLETDFLAVSLDESCEAAQPSNDGQSTTLNGTLGSNHSGGGGGGAGGGGTGGGGQNGTLPNSASLQGMNIQDTELDGSASNDNGDRDPCLNNNNNAGDGGGMDMCDVPDHVANQKRHVRIIKSDNNGLGISIKGGRENRMPILISKIFRGMAADQAKGLYVGDAILTVNGEELRDATHDEAVRALKRSGRVVDLEVKFLREVTPYFRKASIISEVGWELQRAFLCPLGPGVPTSPPAPKTTPRADTRYIPLQLTHLARNLKYIDPENRCFELHSPDGVHSCILRAADSAEALVWFNALHSAMGTSTQRALAEANRALTNLIGELKHIGWLSKRMSGGGSSGSAGGGAASGGSGTSNSVVAGELVSPSGRSSSESSDESDKWLPIFVAVTEREFRIYESAPWSVEAWSRPLEIYALATTRLAGAGNNSSLNGQQTTVFCVRCGTARGVLVYWLRSETHRDMAAWARSLVQGSHQAVNYQREFSFRCLFQGRQCQLVVHINRGFFLYDCGGFAPTTPTVATAKTQLWQFAFDKLKGSADDGARMLYLDFGEDGEIELDMECCPKPVVFVVHNCLSAKVHNIA
- the Syn1 gene encoding Syntrophin-like 1, isoform C yields the protein MVESSSLGRTPPAAQQPIPQQHSPSPSGLRCGNMETRVRGAWYRVLVTLETDFLAVSLDESCEAAQPSNDGQSTTLNGTLGSNHSGGGGGGAGGGGTGGGGQNGTLPNSASLQGMNIQDTELDGSASNDNGDRDPCLNNNNNAGDGGGMDMCDVPDHVANQKRHVRIIKSDNNGLGISIKGGRENRMPILISKIFRGMAADQAKGLYVGDAILTVNGEELRDATHDEAVRALKRSGRVVDLEVKFLREVTPYFRKASIISEVGWELQRAFLCPLGPGVPTSPPAPKTTPRADTRYIPLQLTHLARNLKYIDPENRCFELHSPDGVHSCILRAADSAEALVWFNALHSAMGTSTQRALAEANRALTNLIGELKHIGWLSKRMSGGGSSGSAGGGAASGGSGTSNSVVAGELPSGRSSSESSDESDKWLPIFVAVTEREFRIYESAPWSVEAWSRPLEIYALATTRLAGAGNNSSLNGQQTTVFCVRCGTARGVLVYWLRSETHRDMAAWARSLVQGSHQAVNYQREFSFRCLFQGRQCQLVVHINRGFFLYDCGGFAPTTPTVATAKTQLWQFAFDKLKGSADDGARMLYLDFGEDGEIELDMECCPKPVVFVVHNCLSAKVHNIA